The following are encoded in a window of Paraburkholderia hospita genomic DNA:
- a CDS encoding LysR family transcriptional regulator: MNSDELPDLKLLQLFDLLYDVRSVTRVAEQLGQSQPTVSIWLGRLREHLQDPLFIRTPGGMAPTPQADALIGPCREILESLRRFAAWEIVFDPATAKRRFRICMTDASHITLLPRMLAHVRAQAPGIRLEAARIDGNTERALESGEADLAIGHIPWLGGGIYQQQLYTQDWVCLVNHHHPRLGAKLGLKQYRVEGHVAITAGTGAQLLEQALVRANIDREVMLELPGFLGLGAIIKSTDLIATLPRHIGETLAKVNDLAVHPCPVPMDGFAVRQHWHARYHHEAGNRWLRGVVVQLFGTGR; the protein is encoded by the coding sequence ATGAACTCAGACGAGCTTCCCGACCTCAAGTTGCTCCAGTTGTTCGATCTCCTCTACGACGTGCGCAGCGTCACTCGCGTAGCCGAGCAGCTTGGGCAGAGTCAGCCGACGGTCAGCATCTGGTTGGGACGCCTGCGCGAGCATTTGCAGGACCCGCTGTTTATCAGGACACCGGGTGGCATGGCGCCCACACCACAAGCGGATGCGTTGATCGGTCCATGCAGGGAAATTCTCGAATCACTTCGTCGGTTCGCTGCGTGGGAAATTGTGTTTGATCCCGCCACCGCAAAGCGACGCTTCCGTATTTGCATGACCGACGCGAGCCACATCACGCTCCTTCCTCGAATGTTGGCACACGTACGTGCGCAAGCGCCGGGAATCCGTCTTGAAGCGGCCAGGATCGACGGCAATACCGAGCGGGCGCTGGAATCGGGCGAGGCCGACCTCGCGATCGGCCACATACCCTGGCTTGGCGGTGGTATTTACCAGCAGCAGCTATACACGCAGGACTGGGTATGTCTGGTGAATCACCATCACCCCAGGCTCGGCGCCAAACTCGGATTGAAGCAATACCGCGTGGAAGGACATGTCGCGATTACGGCGGGAACGGGCGCGCAGCTGCTTGAGCAGGCTTTGGTGCGTGCGAATATCGATCGTGAGGTCATGCTGGAGTTGCCAGGCTTTCTTGGCCTGGGGGCAATCATCAAAAGTACGGACCTGATCGCGACGCTACCTCGCCACATCGGCGAGACACTTGCGAAAGTCAATGACTTGGCGGTCCATCCTTGCCCGGTCCCCATGGACGGTTTCGCTGTCCGGCAGCACTGGCACGCCAGATATCACCACGAAGCGGGGAATCGCTGGCTACGTGGCGTGGTGGTCCAGTTGTTCGGCACCGGTCGCTGA
- a CDS encoding IS110 family RNA-guided transposase → MAHAQHESRTRDRIGIEGSSTHWTCPFSPVGDRNQSRLACRRFACFIAVQRRDRSNKLWKYIKVCGEKRSKDSPHRCDRKHEMEKVALGSLADQLPAMLTHSLQDQLSRLRVLDEQIARIEQRILDWRRNDDACRRISEIPGVGVLTATAAVSVIGQAKTFRSGREFAAYLGLVPRQNGSGGKVKLGGISKRGDVYLRTLLIHGARSVISAAKHLPERLRALLTRRPTNVVAVALANKMARTIWALLAYGRTYQAAPAQ, encoded by the coding sequence GTGGCGCACGCCCAGCACGAAAGCCGAACGCGCGACAGAATCGGGATCGAGGGAAGCAGCACTCATTGGACGTGTCCGTTTAGCCCTGTTGGGGACCGAAACCAATCAAGACTAGCATGCAGACGGTTTGCATGCTTCATCGCCGTGCAACGCCGCGATCGGTCGAACAAATTATGGAAATACATCAAAGTCTGCGGGGAAAAACGCTCAAAAGACTCTCCTCACCGTTGCGATCGCAAGCATGAAATGGAGAAGGTCGCACTGGGATCACTGGCCGACCAGCTGCCCGCCATGCTGACACACAGTCTGCAGGACCAGCTCTCGCGACTTCGGGTGCTCGACGAGCAGATCGCACGGATTGAACAACGCATTCTCGACTGGCGGCGCAACGACGATGCATGCCGCCGCATCTCGGAGATTCCCGGCGTCGGTGTGCTCACCGCGACTGCGGCGGTGTCGGTGATCGGACAGGCAAAGACGTTCCGCTCGGGGCGAGAGTTTGCCGCCTATCTGGGCCTGGTGCCACGACAGAACGGTTCTGGGGGCAAGGTGAAGCTTGGCGGCATCAGCAAACGCGGTGACGTGTATTTGCGCACGCTGCTGATCCACGGTGCCCGATCCGTCATCTCAGCGGCAAAGCATCTGCCGGAACGACTGCGTGCCCTGTTGACTCGACGTCCCACGAACGTCGTCGCTGTCGCGCTGGCCAACAAGATGGCGCGAACGATCTGGGCACTGCTGGCGTATGGGCGAACGTATCAGGCAGCACCCGCGCAGTGA
- a CDS encoding helix-turn-helix transcriptional regulator, translating into MSAASLDPDSVARSAFVLGVRHDALDQPWQSMRRAQFVQVAEGVLAVHTENGLWVAPSHHAVWMLPGVLHRMSSATPVVLRILYAVEDALLVPARCCVVAVNGLTDELLGAASEFDATAPADAEQLRLLDVIADRLPRLTEVALSLVYPRDLRARHIADALAADPARAGVLDDFAEQASITARTAARLFMKETGLTFGQWRQQLRLLTALMRLGAGASVTQVALEVGYSDVSSFIAVFKDALGETPARFFR; encoded by the coding sequence ATGAGTGCTGCTTCCCTCGATCCCGATTCTGTCGCGCGTTCGGCTTTCGTGCTGGGCGTGCGCCACGACGCGCTCGATCAGCCGTGGCAGAGCATGCGCCGTGCGCAGTTCGTGCAGGTCGCGGAAGGCGTGCTGGCAGTCCATACGGAAAACGGGCTGTGGGTCGCGCCGTCGCATCACGCTGTCTGGATGCTGCCGGGCGTGTTGCACAGGATGTCGTCGGCGACACCCGTCGTGCTGCGCATCCTGTACGCCGTCGAGGACGCGCTGCTCGTGCCAGCGCGCTGCTGCGTGGTGGCCGTGAATGGCCTGACGGACGAATTGCTCGGCGCAGCGTCGGAATTCGACGCGACCGCACCCGCCGATGCCGAACAGCTTCGCCTGCTGGATGTGATCGCCGACCGCCTGCCACGGCTGACGGAAGTGGCGCTGTCGCTGGTGTATCCGCGCGATCTGCGCGCGCGGCATATCGCCGATGCGCTCGCCGCCGATCCGGCGCGCGCCGGCGTGCTCGACGATTTCGCCGAGCAGGCGTCGATCACCGCGCGCACGGCGGCGCGCCTCTTCATGAAGGAAACGGGGCTGACGTTCGGCCAGTGGCGTCAGCAACTACGGCTGTTGACGGCGTTGATGCGGCTTGGCGCGGGCGCGAGCGTCACGCAGGTGGCGCTCGAGGTCGGCTATAGCGACGTGTCGTCGTTTATCGCGGTGTTCAAGGACGCGCTGGGCGAGACGCCCGCGCGCTTTTTCCGCTGA
- a CDS encoding DHA2 family efflux MFS transporter permease subunit codes for MPFGACDYHRHVAPRDDSRQRRSRDTFSPTETRLSEPKQPDASSAPSKPAGPPGPPAQPPLQGGQLVLATFAVALATFMNVLDTSIANVAIPTISGNLGVSVDEGTWVITVFAASNAVSIPLTGWFTQRFGQIKLFVGAILGFVIASWLCGVAPSLPILLFARVLQGVVAGPLIPLSQAILLSSWPKAKSSTALALWAMTATVGPIAGPALGGWITDSYSWSWIFYINIPVGIFAAGATWMIYRTRETPTRKLPIDVVGLGLLVTWVASLQIMLDKGKDLDWFGSPVIVALAVTAVISFAFFLIWELTEPNPIVDLRLFKQRNFLGGTIAISVAYGVFFGNLVLLPQWMQEYLNYRSVDAGLVTAPLGIFAVILAPVMGRVLPRSDARIIATLAFVGFAIVFFMRSNYVVEIDTWHLVLPTLLQGIPMAMFFVPLTAIILSGQPGPKIPAAAGLSNFVRVFCGAVGTSIAGTAWNSRTVLHHERLTEQANANNPVFAQQMDNTQTLLHVSPSTSNALFDFTVNTQAAMMGLNDIFYASAIIFVLIIPLIWITRPSRGGGGADASGAH; via the coding sequence ATGCCGTTCGGCGCTTGCGACTATCATCGCCATGTTGCGCCGCGCGACGATTCCCGGCAACGCAGGTCGCGCGACACCTTTTCACCGACGGAGACCCGCTTGAGCGAACCGAAACAACCCGACGCGTCGTCCGCCCCTTCGAAGCCCGCCGGGCCGCCGGGCCCGCCCGCTCAGCCGCCGCTGCAAGGCGGCCAGCTGGTGCTCGCGACCTTCGCCGTCGCGCTTGCCACGTTCATGAACGTGCTGGACACCTCGATCGCCAACGTTGCGATTCCAACCATCTCGGGCAACCTCGGTGTATCCGTCGATGAAGGCACGTGGGTCATCACCGTGTTCGCTGCATCGAATGCCGTATCGATTCCGCTGACGGGCTGGTTCACGCAGCGCTTCGGCCAGATCAAGCTGTTCGTCGGCGCGATTCTCGGCTTCGTGATTGCATCGTGGCTGTGCGGCGTCGCGCCGTCGCTGCCCATTCTGCTGTTCGCGCGCGTGTTGCAGGGCGTGGTCGCGGGTCCGCTGATTCCGCTGTCGCAAGCCATTCTGCTCAGCTCATGGCCGAAGGCAAAATCGTCGACGGCGCTCGCGCTATGGGCGATGACGGCGACCGTCGGCCCGATCGCGGGCCCGGCGCTCGGCGGCTGGATCACGGATAGTTACTCGTGGTCGTGGATCTTCTACATCAACATTCCCGTCGGCATTTTCGCGGCGGGCGCCACGTGGATGATCTACCGCACGCGCGAAACGCCGACCCGCAAGCTGCCCATCGACGTCGTCGGCCTCGGCCTGCTGGTCACGTGGGTCGCGTCGCTGCAAATCATGCTCGACAAGGGCAAGGATCTCGACTGGTTCGGCTCGCCGGTGATCGTCGCGCTCGCGGTCACGGCCGTTATCAGCTTCGCGTTCTTCCTGATCTGGGAGCTGACGGAACCGAACCCGATCGTCGATCTGAGGCTCTTCAAGCAGCGCAACTTCCTCGGCGGGACGATCGCGATTTCGGTCGCGTACGGCGTGTTCTTCGGCAACCTCGTGCTGTTGCCGCAATGGATGCAGGAGTATCTGAACTACCGTTCCGTCGACGCCGGCCTCGTGACCGCGCCGCTCGGCATCTTCGCGGTGATCCTCGCGCCCGTGATGGGCCGTGTGCTGCCGCGCTCGGACGCGCGCATCATCGCGACGCTCGCCTTCGTCGGTTTCGCCATCGTGTTCTTCATGCGCTCGAACTACGTGGTAGAGATCGACACGTGGCATCTGGTGCTGCCCACATTGCTGCAAGGCATTCCGATGGCGATGTTCTTCGTGCCGCTGACCGCCATCATTCTGTCGGGGCAGCCCGGCCCGAAGATTCCGGCGGCGGCCGGCCTGTCGAACTTCGTGCGTGTGTTCTGCGGCGCGGTGGGCACGTCGATCGCGGGTACGGCATGGAACAGCCGCACGGTCCTGCATCACGAGCGCCTGACCGAACAGGCCAACGCGAACAACCCCGTCTTCGCGCAACAGATGGACAACACGCAGACGCTGCTGCACGTCAGCCCTTCGACGTCGAATGCGCTGTTCGATTTCACCGTGAACACGCAGGCCGCGATGATGGGACTCAACGATATTTTCTATGCGTCGGCGATCATCTTCGTGCTGATCATTCCGCTCATCTGGATCACGCGCCCCTCGCGCGGCGGCGGTGGCGCGGATGCGTCGGGCGCGCATTGA
- a CDS encoding alpha/beta hydrolase codes for MAWEQFDNGWRLAPAAGPATSLVVLLHGVGSNAQDLVPLADIWREALPQTAFTSLDGSEPFDGGFGGRQWFSLREVDEQNRTGRVAAAWPALHKMLDAELAHQALSYGQLALVGFSQGSMMSLHHVATNPQGAAVVVAFSGRLASPVTAKSTTPVTLIHGEDDAVISVDETERAAISLHDAGFDVEAFALPGVGHTISGEGVALGREALVRALAPLARG; via the coding sequence ATGGCCTGGGAACAATTCGACAACGGCTGGCGGCTCGCACCCGCCGCGGGACCCGCGACTTCGCTGGTCGTGCTGCTGCATGGCGTCGGCAGCAATGCTCAGGACCTCGTGCCGCTCGCGGACATCTGGCGCGAAGCGCTGCCGCAAACTGCCTTCACGTCGCTCGACGGCAGCGAGCCGTTCGACGGCGGCTTCGGCGGGCGTCAGTGGTTCAGCCTGCGCGAAGTCGACGAGCAGAACCGTACGGGACGGGTCGCGGCTGCCTGGCCCGCGCTGCACAAGATGCTCGACGCTGAGCTCGCGCATCAGGCCCTCAGCTACGGCCAGCTCGCGCTAGTGGGCTTCTCCCAGGGCTCGATGATGTCGCTGCATCACGTGGCGACGAATCCGCAAGGCGCGGCCGTGGTGGTCGCGTTTTCGGGGCGGCTCGCGTCGCCCGTCACCGCGAAGAGCACCACGCCCGTCACGCTGATCCACGGCGAAGACGACGCGGTGATCTCCGTCGACGAAACCGAACGTGCCGCAATCTCGCTGCACGACGCGGGCTTCGACGTCGAAGCGTTCGCACTGCCGGGCGTCGGCCACACGATTTCCGGTGAAGGCGTCGCACTGGGCCGCGAGGCCCTCGTGCGCGCGCTTGCGCCGCTCGCCCGCGGCTAA
- the mreB gene encoding rod shape-determining protein yields MARSNAQSSLFGRLFRSSVAVDLGTANTLIYTDDGGIVLNEPSVVCFDKQESAGRKRVALVGSEAKQMLGRVPLNLEAVRPMRHGVIANFSAAEHMIRQFVDMARPRPFFARRAAFTICVPAGATQVERRAIREAAAAAGAWKVNLIDESLASAVGAGLPVSSATGSMVVDIGGGTTEIGVIALGGTAYNGSIRVGGDQLDAAIIKHVRNNFGVLLGEQTAEHVKKTIGSALAVVPPDTMRATGRGVDDGLPRTVELSTQDVVDAIAAPLRQVLVAVKAALENAPPELVTDIADAGIVLTGGGALLGNLARYFSNELGLDVRVADEPLTCAVRGAGAAASAGLLDMGAYD; encoded by the coding sequence ATGGCCAGATCGAATGCGCAGTCATCGCTTTTTGGACGCCTTTTCCGCTCGTCCGTGGCGGTCGATCTCGGCACTGCCAATACGCTGATCTATACCGATGACGGCGGCATTGTGCTCAACGAGCCGTCCGTGGTGTGCTTCGACAAGCAGGAGTCGGCGGGACGCAAGCGCGTCGCGCTGGTCGGCAGCGAGGCCAAGCAGATGCTCGGCCGCGTGCCCCTCAACCTCGAAGCGGTGCGGCCGATGCGCCACGGCGTGATCGCCAATTTCTCCGCCGCCGAGCACATGATCCGGCAATTCGTCGATATGGCCCGTCCGCGTCCGTTCTTCGCGCGGCGCGCCGCGTTCACGATCTGCGTGCCGGCCGGCGCGACCCAGGTGGAGCGCCGCGCGATCCGCGAGGCGGCGGCTGCGGCGGGTGCGTGGAAGGTGAACCTGATCGATGAATCGCTCGCGTCGGCCGTTGGCGCGGGCTTGCCGGTGTCGTCGGCGACGGGCTCGATGGTCGTCGATATCGGCGGCGGCACGACGGAAATCGGCGTGATCGCGCTGGGCGGCACGGCGTACAACGGCTCGATTCGCGTCGGCGGCGATCAGCTGGATGCCGCCATCATCAAGCACGTGCGCAACAACTTCGGCGTGCTGCTCGGCGAGCAGACGGCCGAGCATGTGAAGAAGACCATCGGCTCGGCGCTTGCCGTCGTGCCGCCGGATACGATGCGCGCGACGGGACGCGGCGTCGACGACGGCCTGCCGCGCACGGTCGAGCTGTCGACGCAGGATGTGGTCGACGCCATCGCCGCGCCGCTGCGCCAGGTGCTGGTCGCCGTGAAGGCCGCGCTGGAAAACGCGCCGCCCGAACTCGTCACCGATATCGCGGACGCAGGCATCGTGCTGACGGGCGGCGGCGCGCTGCTCGGCAATCTTGCGCGCTATTTCAGCAATGAACTGGGTCTGGACGTGCGCGTCGCCGACGAGCCGCTCACGTGTGCCGTGCGCGGTGCCGGTGCGGCGGCGAGCGCAGGCCTGCTCGATATGGGCGCGTACGACTGA